A genome region from Marinifilum sp. JC120 includes the following:
- a CDS encoding cupin domain-containing protein, giving the protein MADLELKNLKDVTIKNIDHNKVLNLTDLVVYQEGQVVSRTLSQVKQISLTLFAFDTGEGISTHSAPGDAMVQVLDGVAEVTIGSEVFNVAAGESIVMPANIPHGLEARERFKMLLTLIKQ; this is encoded by the coding sequence ATGGCTGATTTAGAACTCAAGAATCTTAAGGACGTAACCATAAAGAATATTGACCACAACAAGGTGCTGAACCTGACAGATCTGGTAGTTTATCAGGAAGGGCAGGTGGTCAGCAGAACTCTTTCGCAGGTCAAGCAGATTTCCCTGACCCTGTTTGCTTTTGATACCGGGGAAGGGATCAGCACTCACAGTGCCCCGGGCGATGCCATGGTGCAGGTGCTGGACGGAGTGGCCGAAGTAACTATCGGTAGCGAAGTCTTTAATGTGGCAGCTGGTGAGTCTATCGTCATGCCCGCAAATATCCCTCACGGCCTTGAGGCGCGTGAGCGGTTCAAGATGTTGCTGACTTTGATTAAGCAGTAG
- a CDS encoding efflux RND transporter permease subunit has translation MSASVNPEQAQGLIASAVRFFLHSKLTVVLVIGALLLGVAAVQLTPREEEPQIVVPMADIMVKAPGAGVEEVEKLITTPLERILWQIDGVEYVYSISRRDSSMVTVRFFVGEDREESLIKLHNAIAKNTDIAPGIASSWVIKPVEIDDVPIVSLTLYPSEGREDISDFELRRVAEELAPRLAEVEDLSRVSLVSGRSREVRVELQPERMAGFNVSSLEIARALEGADQSAVAGSVLSGNREITVSANSFLEDAADVRNLVVGVFNSRPIYLRDVAKVIDGPQEADSYSRIGFSRMYLSKAGQDPEQVSRPAVTIAFSKKKGTNAVKVAEAVLERMEQLQKAILPAGIEVEVTRDYGKTADAKVDELLGSLGFAVITVVVLLALTLGWREAAVVALAVPISFSLALFVNYLFGYTINRVTLFALILSLGLVVDDPITNVDNIQRHILMKKKKPSEATLDAVSEVLPPVIMSTLAIIVSFVPLFFISGMMGPYMAPMAANVPLTVIFSTVCALTIVPWLAFRLLKDLQPKFMATDSGPGRIETMYTRIITPFLESRAHRWMLVGVIVVGLIFSMALAGLRMVPLKMLPFDNKNEFQIVMDMDEGTPLEQTDRVVREMEQVLKSVPEVTNFVTYAGKPSPMDFNGLVRHYYWREGGHMADIRVNLADKSRREEQSHAIVLRLRNELEQVAQRNNANIKIVESPPGPPVISTITTEVYGAEGRPYSALIEGAQQIVDTMKQEPGVVDVDTSTEAEQTMIDFVLDKEKAALHGVSARDVVNTLQMALSGMVPATVHEQGERNPLPVRLILPLLRRADVSSLEQLKVLTAEGKSVPLAELGHLVEISREQPVYHKNLKRVVYVFAEMAGRAPGEAILDMQGKLDSDPLPPFIWSDWAGEGEWQITLDVFRDLGLAFGAALLGIYILLIVETGSFGMPLLIMSAIPLTLLGIMPGFWLLNVISAGTVQGVVGEAFADPVFFTATGMIGMIALGGIVIRNSLVLIDFIRQSVAEGMKLKDAIIKSGSVRLRPIVLTAATTALGAWPITLDPIFSGLAWALIFGLLASTLFTLLVIPVGYYVFEKEK, from the coding sequence ATGTCCGCTTCGGTAAATCCAGAACAGGCTCAAGGATTGATTGCGTCGGCAGTCCGGTTCTTTTTGCACTCCAAGCTTACAGTGGTGCTGGTCATCGGCGCGCTTCTGCTGGGAGTGGCTGCTGTGCAGCTGACCCCGCGTGAAGAGGAACCTCAGATCGTGGTGCCCATGGCGGACATTATGGTGAAGGCTCCCGGCGCCGGGGTGGAAGAGGTGGAAAAGCTGATCACCACCCCGCTTGAGCGTATTCTTTGGCAGATTGACGGAGTTGAGTATGTTTATTCCATTTCCCGGCGTGATTCCTCCATGGTTACAGTCCGCTTCTTTGTGGGTGAGGATCGCGAAGAATCCTTGATCAAGTTACATAATGCCATTGCTAAGAACACTGATATTGCTCCGGGGATAGCCTCAAGCTGGGTGATTAAACCTGTTGAAATTGATGATGTCCCCATTGTCTCTCTGACTCTTTATCCGTCTGAGGGGCGTGAAGATATTTCCGATTTTGAACTGCGGAGGGTGGCCGAAGAGCTTGCTCCCCGGCTGGCTGAGGTGGAAGATCTTTCCCGCGTATCCCTTGTTTCCGGGCGTTCCCGTGAGGTGCGGGTGGAGTTGCAGCCCGAACGCATGGCCGGATTCAATGTTTCTTCATTGGAGATAGCTCGTGCCCTTGAGGGTGCGGACCAGTCGGCTGTGGCAGGATCAGTGCTTTCCGGCAATCGTGAAATAACTGTCTCTGCCAATTCATTTTTGGAAGATGCCGCTGACGTGCGTAATCTGGTGGTCGGGGTTTTTAACTCCCGCCCGATTTACCTGCGCGATGTGGCCAAAGTCATCGACGGTCCGCAGGAAGCTGACTCTTATTCCCGGATCGGTTTTTCACGTATGTATCTGAGCAAAGCGGGACAGGACCCGGAGCAGGTTTCCCGTCCGGCGGTAACCATAGCCTTTTCCAAGAAAAAAGGGACCAACGCGGTTAAGGTTGCTGAAGCTGTGCTTGAGCGCATGGAACAACTGCAAAAGGCGATTCTGCCAGCAGGAATTGAAGTGGAAGTAACCCGCGATTACGGGAAGACCGCTGACGCTAAAGTTGACGAATTGCTCGGTTCATTAGGATTCGCTGTGATTACCGTGGTTGTTCTGTTGGCTCTGACTCTTGGCTGGCGCGAGGCTGCTGTGGTGGCTCTTGCCGTGCCGATCAGTTTTTCACTGGCCCTGTTCGTCAACTATCTGTTCGGTTACACTATCAACCGGGTTACCCTTTTCGCGCTCATTCTTTCCCTTGGGCTGGTGGTGGATGATCCCATCACCAATGTGGACAATATCCAGCGGCACATCCTTATGAAAAAAAAGAAGCCGTCCGAGGCAACTCTTGATGCTGTATCCGAGGTTTTGCCCCCCGTGATTATGTCCACACTGGCGATTATTGTCTCATTTGTTCCGCTCTTTTTCATCTCCGGGATGATGGGACCGTACATGGCACCCATGGCCGCAAACGTGCCGCTGACTGTGATCTTTTCCACGGTCTGCGCCCTGACTATTGTCCCATGGCTGGCTTTCCGTTTGCTTAAGGATTTGCAGCCCAAATTCATGGCGACAGATTCCGGTCCGGGCCGTATTGAAACTATGTACACCCGGATTATTACCCCTTTTCTGGAATCCCGCGCACATCGCTGGATGTTGGTGGGAGTAATCGTGGTTGGGCTGATCTTTTCCATGGCTCTCGCCGGATTGCGAATGGTACCGCTTAAAATGCTCCCCTTTGACAACAAAAACGAATTCCAGATTGTCATGGACATGGATGAAGGTACTCCCCTTGAGCAGACTGACCGGGTGGTCCGTGAAATGGAGCAGGTTCTGAAAAGCGTACCCGAAGTGACTAACTTTGTGACTTATGCGGGCAAACCGTCCCCCATGGATTTTAACGGGCTGGTCCGTCATTATTATTGGCGCGAGGGCGGGCACATGGCCGATATCCGGGTCAACCTTGCAGATAAATCCCGGCGCGAGGAGCAAAGTCACGCAATTGTTCTGCGCTTACGTAATGAGTTGGAACAGGTTGCCCAGCGCAACAACGCGAATATCAAGATTGTGGAATCCCCGCCCGGACCTCCGGTCATCTCCACTATTACGACTGAAGTCTACGGGGCCGAGGGCCGTCCATATTCTGCCCTGATTGAGGGCGCGCAGCAGATTGTGGATACCATGAAACAGGAACCCGGAGTGGTGGACGTCGACACTTCCACCGAAGCGGAGCAGACCATGATCGACTTTGTGCTCGACAAGGAAAAGGCTGCTTTGCATGGAGTCAGTGCCCGGGACGTGGTAAATACTTTACAGATGGCTCTTTCGGGTATGGTTCCGGCAACAGTTCACGAACAGGGTGAACGTAATCCGCTTCCGGTGCGGCTGATCCTGCCGCTTTTGCGCCGGGCAGATGTCTCTTCTCTTGAGCAGCTCAAAGTGCTCACGGCCGAGGGAAAAAGTGTACCGCTGGCTGAGTTGGGCCATCTGGTTGAGATCAGCCGGGAGCAGCCCGTCTATCACAAGAACCTCAAACGCGTTGTTTACGTGTTCGCGGAAATGGCAGGACGCGCACCGGGTGAGGCTATCCTTGATATGCAAGGGAAGCTTGATAGTGACCCGCTGCCTCCGTTTATCTGGTCCGATTGGGCAGGGGAGGGAGAGTGGCAGATTACCCTTGATGTTTTTCGTGACCTCGGCCTTGCATTCGGCGCGGCCCTGCTGGGCATCTACATTCTGCTCATTGTGGAAACCGGATCATTTGGCATGCCGCTCCTGATCATGTCTGCCATTCCGCTTACCCTGCTGGGCATCATGCCCGGATTCTGGCTGCTCAATGTAATCAGTGCCGGGACCGTACAGGGCGTAGTGGGGGAAGCTTTTGCCGATCCGGTCTTCTTCACCGCAACGGGCATGATCGGTATGATCGCGCTGGGAGGGATTGTCATCCGCAACTCTCTGGTACTTATAGACTTCATCCGCCAGTCCGTTGCCGAGGGGATGAAATTAAAAGACGCCATCATTAAGTCCGGTTCCGTGAGGCTGAGACCTATTGTTCTTACTGCGGCTACCACCGCCTTGGGTGCATGGCCTATCACTCTTGACCCGATCTTCTCCGGGCTGGCATGGGCGTTAATCTTTGGATTGTTGGCATCAACCCTGTTTACACTACTGGTAATCCCGGTGGGGTATTATGTTTTTGAGAAAGAAAAATAG
- a CDS encoding efflux RND transporter periplasmic adaptor subunit yields the protein MTKKCVLVAMLGGAIMFLVLWMTGSFESGRIEKGRIIPTHSMEPPTSTAVAKSMTVPVIYEAVGTVRPETEASIEAQVTGKVLKVLVRSGQKVSRGDKLLVLDSRELMTRLESAQQGLKSAEAAERQAREAINGAKAESDTTTATWKRMKKLFEGKVATRDELDRVEATYLKSKAVLAQAEDGLDAATAGVRQARKGVEAARINLDYATITAPADGEVAKRMVEPGDLAFPGKPLMLIQTGGTLRLEALVREGVIGQVRIGQKLDIDIQALGERAEAVVEEVVPSADPLTRTFLVKAGLDPLPGLYPGMFGRLLIPVDEKKVVLIPAKAVSRVGQLETVLVKSGEIWEPVYVRSGAKHGSMIEILSGVSGNEIVGITFPAAGGRQ from the coding sequence ATGACCAAAAAATGTGTTCTAGTCGCCATGCTTGGTGGTGCCATAATGTTTCTTGTCCTTTGGATGACAGGCTCGTTTGAGTCCGGGAGAATTGAAAAAGGCCGTATTATTCCAACTCACAGCATGGAGCCGCCAACCAGCACTGCTGTTGCAAAGTCCATGACTGTTCCCGTAATTTATGAAGCGGTCGGAACTGTTCGTCCTGAGACTGAAGCCTCCATTGAAGCGCAGGTCACCGGAAAGGTTCTCAAGGTTCTGGTCCGTTCAGGGCAGAAAGTTAGCAGGGGTGACAAACTTCTCGTGCTGGACAGCCGTGAACTTATGACCCGGCTAGAAAGCGCGCAGCAGGGCTTGAAGTCTGCCGAGGCTGCGGAGCGTCAGGCTCGTGAAGCCATCAATGGAGCAAAGGCCGAGTCCGATACAACCACTGCTACATGGAAGCGAATGAAAAAACTTTTCGAAGGCAAGGTCGCCACTCGCGATGAATTGGATCGGGTTGAGGCTACTTACCTTAAGTCCAAAGCTGTTCTTGCTCAGGCTGAGGACGGTCTTGATGCTGCTACAGCCGGAGTTCGGCAGGCTCGTAAAGGCGTGGAAGCAGCCCGCATCAACCTTGACTATGCCACGATAACCGCCCCGGCTGACGGGGAGGTTGCCAAGCGTATGGTTGAGCCGGGTGATCTGGCTTTTCCCGGAAAGCCACTTATGCTGATTCAAACAGGGGGAACCTTGCGTTTGGAAGCCCTTGTGCGCGAAGGCGTTATCGGTCAGGTGCGCATCGGGCAGAAGTTGGATATTGATATTCAGGCCCTTGGCGAGAGAGCTGAAGCGGTTGTGGAAGAAGTGGTTCCATCCGCCGATCCCCTGACCCGTACATTTCTGGTCAAAGCCGGACTTGATCCCTTACCCGGACTTTATCCCGGTATGTTTGGGCGGTTGCTTATCCCGGTTGATGAAAAAAAAGTAGTTCTCATTCCCGCAAAAGCTGTATCCCGAGTGGGCCAACTTGAAACCGTTCTGGTCAAAAGCGGAGAGATATGGGAGCCGGTCTATGTGCGTAGCGGTGCAAAGCATGGGAGTATGATTGAGATCCTTTCCGGGGTGAGCGGTAACGAGATCGTGGGTATAACTTTTCCCGCAGCCGGAGGTCGGCAGTAA